In Flavobacterium okayamense, a single window of DNA contains:
- a CDS encoding alpha-2-macroglobulin family protein translates to MKKIITLLFIFLSTFVFSQKVEKEWQKVYQFENDGKFSSAQKELIKIKKKANRKKYDKELIKCFLYESKIQMFNNENAKQIIIKNLKTEIGKQSPVPKSVLHYILATILKDYKRTNQNKISQRSKNIQKNDLDFTTWSLSDFENEIQINYEEIFKYKIELSKVSIADWKSIFDIPSYIDGKEYSLYDFFYEKNLENLKSNVKLWNLNSANYLTNLEQLSIQKSENFINTNLDFILDQDLKKVIQNIRDYEKFYLTKDIQKLEFSYFKRIEYILSITESNQLPKELIELEKNTKNETLKQLVRLYKAENLIQIGTQKKEANYQKEAIKILDTILKSRVHPNILADAERKKLLLTNKSLSLDYNDQIYSNQNHRAFVRFKNIDTVKINYYRLPEKNDLELNNYFYNYSKKKDSLVLDYIKKHKPINSSIIKLPNQFDYFEHTTEIILDNLETGNYLIFLETNNSIPNENAYTYDTINVTDFFVVEDEDNYNNNLYILNRKTGQPIENTKIISEQQTVRTDSNGKASLKKLNYEKDKKYKNEILIYKDNDSIYYEYNRGFYYNFEDEDDIIFESKVQLFTDRGIYRPGQKIFFKGIVVQNKNYKKSVVPFVTVKVIIEDAQGEELKEFEIQTNELGSFNSEFQIPKNILTGQFRIYIAEPDNYENDKDYYDLKEDEHSFWDNVEFDEWQSKIYFQVEDYKRPTFEVSFDKIKENYAIGDTLKITGNAKALAGNNLTNAIVKYNISKNTLLTNGYVPYEPNYIVEETNTDEKGNFKISFPAIQNNISIDSIIAQDYIIDLEITDTNGETKSAKQYVHVNKHMLDLNLDIKNKLYKEDVLTANINTTTKNNYPIPTKVEIEIYHDDRKNFKKERVCQIPEIQTISKEQFSQLFPYEPYDENDYKENLILVKSTSLNTAINSNLDLSFLKELKNGNYKIIAKAKDIKENEFKVEKIFNLDSKINPNLETKLFSFKYIPKENSDIIEIEFTSAIKDLWITTRFFDGQSNTFNTRIDQLINGKKIIQIKKPTKVIYDLDFKFQFSSVWENQTHDEQFSLKTKETEKDLLINIESLKNKIEPGSNENWSFKINNTKLEAEVLASMYDTSIDQFKNSNWEKIYLENNQYPNFPRFYDYKKELKHLLLNSFKNYSLIFKYQDIDPIDIKWFGFNFNHLNYNQYKKAYDFYVPKGYRKITGVVSDDLGPVAGASVIVKGTSRGVTTDFDGNFVIAAKPNETLEVSYVGNTQEVKIGKNDIYNVTLTSTQLEEVVVSALGIKRYVDESTSSYTVIKSNEINQFGNQNIVQALKGKVSGLTITTSSNSINSSTRIVLRGNRSISGNNDALVVIDGEISSADELQKLSADSIDEVQVLKGAQGAALYGEQGVNGVIIVTTKKALKELSNLKTRTNFNETAFFYPTLKTDKEGKISFNFTTPESLTKWKLRLFAHNKNYETGFLESSIISQKEVMVQTNMPRFFRENDNIKISAKIVNMTDETKSGVAMLMLFNAENNETIDSIALNNDNLKNFSCKPKESVPVNWTISIPKNISGLQYKIVAKSSNFSDGEENIIPVLSNKILVTESRPIWLKGNAKKEIVFEKLLNNSSTSLENQKYTLEYSSNPLWIVLQSLPYLMEFEHECAEQTFARYYANLIAGEIIEDNEKINSVLESWKNNDVSSKFNFNEDLKSIALNETPWLFDVESDEEKNMKLALLLDLNNLEKNQENTLNKLLEKQNINGSFSWFKGGNENIFITQHILAGFGHLSQMFPHKKQEFKKITYKTVVYLDNKFISDNSINKKYSNNYLNLHFWYARSFYLEDFPINENLKIIFNKQFESFKKEWLTYSLYQKGLAAICLQRIGEKEWAKKIITHLKETASVNEEKGMYWLENDHGYYWYQSPIETQAILIEAFDEIEKDKKYIEELKTWLLFKKQANHWPTTKSTSEAIYALLLQGEDWLSEKENVKFVIGNSKISSKKITESEKQNETGYTKINWNKEDISNDMGKVSINNKGEVPVFGGIYWQYFENLENVKADSTLVININKKLFKKIKTPEGNNLVEITNNNIKTGDLITIKLTVRVKENLEFVHLKDSRASCFEPIDVISEYQYEDGAYFYKSTRDTATHFFFDDLSKGTYILEYDVRITNLGSFTDGIATIQSMYAPEFNSHSSASKITIE, encoded by the coding sequence TTTGTTTTCTCACAAAAAGTTGAAAAAGAGTGGCAAAAAGTTTATCAATTTGAAAATGATGGAAAATTTTCTTCAGCACAAAAAGAATTGATTAAAATTAAAAAAAAAGCAAATAGGAAAAAATACGATAAAGAATTAATAAAGTGTTTTCTTTATGAATCCAAAATTCAAATGTTTAACAATGAAAACGCTAAACAAATAATAATTAAAAACTTAAAAACCGAAATCGGAAAACAATCACCAGTTCCTAAATCTGTACTTCATTATATTTTAGCTACCATTTTAAAAGATTACAAAAGAACAAACCAAAATAAAATCTCTCAACGTTCTAAAAACATTCAAAAAAATGATTTAGATTTTACTACTTGGAGTTTATCAGATTTTGAAAATGAAATCCAGATAAACTATGAGGAAATTTTTAAGTACAAAATTGAACTTTCAAAAGTATCAATTGCTGATTGGAAATCTATATTTGATATACCCTCTTACATTGATGGAAAAGAATATAGCTTATATGATTTTTTCTATGAAAAAAATCTCGAAAATTTAAAATCTAATGTTAAGTTATGGAATTTAAATTCAGCGAATTATCTAACAAATTTAGAACAATTATCTATACAAAAATCTGAAAACTTCATTAACACAAATCTTGATTTTATATTAGATCAAGATTTAAAAAAAGTAATTCAAAATATTCGAGATTATGAAAAATTTTATCTTACAAAGGATATTCAAAAATTAGAATTTTCATATTTTAAAAGAATAGAATATATATTATCAATTACCGAATCAAATCAGCTTCCAAAAGAATTAATTGAACTTGAAAAAAATACAAAAAACGAAACATTAAAGCAACTTGTAAGACTATACAAAGCTGAAAATTTAATTCAAATTGGAACTCAAAAAAAAGAAGCTAATTATCAAAAAGAGGCTATTAAAATTCTTGATACTATACTAAAATCGAGAGTGCATCCAAATATTTTAGCTGATGCAGAAAGAAAAAAACTTCTTTTAACAAATAAATCGCTATCACTTGATTATAATGACCAGATATATTCTAATCAAAACCATAGAGCTTTTGTTAGGTTCAAAAATATTGATACTGTTAAAATTAATTATTATAGACTTCCTGAAAAAAATGATTTAGAACTCAATAATTATTTTTACAATTATTCCAAAAAAAAAGATTCTTTAGTTCTTGATTATATTAAAAAGCATAAACCTATAAACTCTTCAATTATAAAATTACCAAATCAGTTTGATTATTTTGAACATACTACTGAAATAATTTTAGACAACCTTGAAACTGGAAATTATTTAATCTTTTTGGAAACTAACAATAGTATTCCTAATGAAAATGCATATACATATGACACAATAAATGTAACCGATTTTTTTGTTGTTGAAGATGAAGATAATTACAACAACAATCTTTATATTTTAAATAGAAAAACTGGTCAACCCATTGAAAACACTAAAATTATAAGTGAACAACAAACAGTTAGAACTGACAGTAATGGAAAGGCTAGTTTGAAAAAACTTAATTATGAAAAAGATAAAAAATATAAAAATGAAATATTAATTTATAAAGATAACGACTCTATATATTATGAATATAATCGAGGTTTTTATTACAATTTTGAAGATGAAGATGATATAATTTTCGAATCTAAAGTACAACTTTTTACTGATAGAGGAATTTACAGACCTGGTCAAAAAATATTTTTCAAAGGAATTGTTGTACAAAATAAAAATTACAAAAAAAGTGTTGTCCCTTTTGTTACTGTTAAAGTTATAATAGAAGATGCTCAAGGAGAAGAATTAAAAGAATTTGAAATTCAAACAAATGAACTTGGTTCCTTTAATTCAGAATTTCAAATCCCCAAAAACATCTTAACTGGTCAATTCAGAATTTACATTGCAGAGCCGGATAATTATGAAAATGATAAAGATTATTATGATTTAAAAGAAGATGAGCATTCATTTTGGGACAATGTAGAGTTTGATGAATGGCAAAGTAAAATTTATTTTCAAGTTGAAGACTATAAGAGACCAACTTTTGAAGTTAGTTTCGATAAAATTAAAGAAAATTATGCAATAGGTGATACTTTAAAAATTACAGGTAACGCAAAAGCACTTGCAGGAAATAATCTTACAAATGCAATAGTAAAATATAATATTTCAAAAAACACTTTATTAACAAATGGTTATGTTCCATATGAACCTAATTATATAGTTGAAGAAACAAACACTGATGAAAAAGGCAATTTTAAAATAAGTTTCCCTGCAATTCAAAATAATATATCAATCGATAGTATTATCGCTCAAGATTATATTATTGATTTAGAAATCACTGATACCAATGGTGAAACAAAGAGCGCTAAACAATATGTTCATGTAAACAAACATATGCTTGATTTAAATTTAGATATTAAAAATAAACTTTATAAAGAAGATGTATTAACTGCAAATATTAATACTACAACAAAAAACAATTATCCAATACCTACTAAAGTTGAAATAGAAATCTATCATGATGATAGAAAAAATTTCAAAAAAGAACGAGTTTGCCAAATTCCAGAAATTCAAACTATTAGTAAAGAACAATTCAGTCAATTATTTCCTTATGAGCCTTATGATGAGAATGATTATAAAGAAAATCTAATTTTGGTTAAATCTACTTCCCTAAATACTGCAATTAACTCAAATTTAGATTTATCATTTTTAAAAGAACTCAAAAATGGTAATTATAAAATAATAGCCAAAGCTAAAGACATTAAAGAAAATGAATTTAAAGTAGAAAAAATCTTTAATCTAGATTCTAAAATCAATCCAAATTTAGAAACTAAACTTTTTAGTTTTAAATACATCCCAAAAGAAAACAGCGACATCATAGAAATTGAATTCACTTCTGCCATTAAAGACTTATGGATTACAACCCGTTTTTTTGATGGTCAATCTAACACCTTCAATACTAGAATTGATCAACTAATAAATGGAAAAAAGATAATTCAAATAAAAAAACCAACAAAAGTAATCTATGATTTAGATTTTAAATTTCAATTTTCTTCTGTTTGGGAGAATCAGACACATGATGAACAATTTAGTTTAAAAACAAAAGAAACAGAAAAAGATTTACTAATAAATATAGAAAGTTTAAAGAACAAAATTGAACCTGGTAGTAATGAAAATTGGTCTTTTAAAATAAATAACACCAAATTAGAAGCAGAAGTATTAGCATCAATGTATGACACTTCAATTGATCAATTTAAAAATTCAAATTGGGAAAAAATATATTTAGAAAACAATCAATATCCAAATTTTCCTCGTTTTTATGATTATAAAAAAGAATTAAAACACTTATTATTAAATAGTTTTAAAAATTACAGCCTAATTTTTAAATATCAAGACATTGACCCTATAGATATTAAATGGTTTGGTTTTAACTTCAATCACTTAAATTATAATCAATATAAGAAAGCTTATGACTTCTACGTCCCTAAAGGATATAGAAAAATAACTGGAGTTGTTTCTGATGATTTAGGTCCTGTTGCTGGTGCTAGTGTAATTGTAAAGGGAACAAGTAGAGGAGTAACTACAGATTTTGATGGTAACTTTGTAATAGCCGCAAAACCAAATGAAACACTAGAAGTTTCTTATGTAGGAAATACACAAGAAGTTAAAATTGGAAAAAATGATATTTATAATGTTACTTTAACTTCAACACAATTAGAAGAGGTTGTTGTGAGTGCTCTTGGCATAAAACGATATGTAGATGAATCAACATCTTCATACACAGTTATTAAATCAAACGAAATAAATCAATTTGGAAATCAAAATATAGTACAAGCATTAAAAGGAAAAGTTTCTGGCTTGACAATTACAACAAGTTCTAACAGTATCAACTCTTCAACAAGAATTGTTTTGAGAGGAAATAGGTCTATATCAGGAAATAATGACGCATTGGTTGTGATTGATGGTGAAATTTCATCTGCAGATGAACTTCAAAAACTAAGCGCAGATAGTATTGATGAAGTTCAAGTTTTAAAAGGTGCACAAGGAGCCGCCTTATATGGAGAACAAGGAGTTAACGGAGTTATTATTGTTACTACAAAAAAAGCCTTAAAAGAATTATCCAATTTAAAGACAAGAACAAATTTTAATGAAACTGCATTCTTTTATCCAACCCTAAAAACAGATAAAGAAGGAAAAATTTCTTTTAATTTTACAACTCCTGAATCATTAACCAAATGGAAATTACGATTATTTGCTCATAATAAAAATTACGAAACAGGTTTTTTAGAATCATCAATCATTTCACAAAAAGAAGTAATGGTTCAAACCAATATGCCAAGATTTTTTAGAGAAAATGACAATATAAAAATATCGGCAAAAATAGTAAACATGACTGATGAAACTAAATCGGGGGTTGCGATGCTAATGCTATTTAATGCAGAAAATAATGAAACAATAGATTCAATTGCATTAAACAATGATAATCTTAAAAATTTTAGCTGCAAACCAAAAGAAAGTGTTCCTGTAAATTGGACAATTTCAATCCCTAAAAACATAAGTGGTTTACAATATAAAATAGTAGCAAAATCTAGCAATTTCTCAGATGGTGAAGAGAATATTATTCCGGTTTTAAGCAATAAGATTCTTGTTACAGAAAGTAGACCTATTTGGCTAAAAGGAAATGCTAAAAAAGAAATTGTTTTTGAAAAACTTTTAAATAACTCATCTACAAGTTTAGAGAATCAAAAATACACACTTGAATATTCTTCAAATCCTCTTTGGATTGTTTTACAATCACTACCCTATTTAATGGAATTTGAACACGAATGTGCTGAACAAACTTTTGCTAGATATTATGCTAATTTAATTGCTGGAGAAATTATTGAAGATAATGAGAAAATAAACTCCGTATTAGAATCGTGGAAAAATAATGATGTAAGCTCTAAATTTAATTTCAATGAAGACTTAAAGTCTATAGCGTTAAATGAAACTCCATGGCTTTTTGATGTAGAAAGTGATGAAGAAAAAAATATGAAATTAGCTCTTTTACTGGATTTAAATAATCTTGAAAAAAACCAAGAAAACACTTTAAACAAATTATTAGAAAAACAAAATATAAATGGTTCTTTTTCATGGTTTAAAGGAGGAAATGAAAATATTTTTATTACTCAACATATTTTAGCTGGGTTTGGACACTTATCACAAATGTTCCCACATAAAAAACAAGAGTTTAAAAAAATAACTTATAAAACAGTAGTATACTTAGATAATAAATTCATTTCTGATAATTCTATAAATAAAAAATATTCAAATAATTATTTGAATTTACATTTTTGGTACGCCAGAAGTTTTTATTTAGAAGATTTTCCTATAAATGAAAATTTAAAAATAATTTTTAATAAACAATTTGAAAGCTTTAAAAAAGAGTGGCTAACTTACTCTTTATATCAAAAAGGTTTAGCCGCTATATGTTTGCAAAGAATAGGCGAAAAAGAATGGGCTAAAAAAATAATTACACACCTTAAAGAAACTGCTTCTGTTAATGAAGAAAAAGGCATGTATTGGCTTGAAAATGATCATGGTTACTATTGGTATCAATCACCAATTGAAACACAAGCAATTTTAATTGAAGCTTTTGATGAAATTGAAAAAGATAAAAAATACATAGAAGAATTAAAAACTTGGCTGTTATTTAAAAAACAAGCAAATCATTGGCCAACTACTAAATCAACATCAGAAGCGATTTACGCATTATTATTGCAAGGTGAAGATTGGTTATCTGAAAAAGAAAATGTGAAATTTGTAATTGGCAATTCAAAAATTTCATCAAAAAAAATTACTGAAAGCGAAAAACAAA